From the genome of Lotus japonicus ecotype B-129 chromosome 6, LjGifu_v1.2, one region includes:
- the LOC130725874 gene encoding ribose-phosphate pyrophosphokinase 4 produces the protein MASSAVVKSPKKSVNLFYSLDSQDLARKVAAHSTDITLQNIRWRSFADGFPNLFINNAEELRGEHVAFLASFSSPAQVFEQLSVIYALPRLFVASFTLVLPFFPTGSFERMEEEGDVATAFTLARMLSNIPVSRGGPTSLVIYDIHALQERFYFGDEVLPLFETGIPLLKQRLQLLPDADNVVIAFPDDGAWKRFHKQFDKYSVVVCTKVREGDKRIVRLKEGDVAGHHVVIVDDLVQSGSTLIECQKVLAANGAAKVSAYVTHGVFPNQSWERFTHKNGAVENAFAYFWITDSCPLTVKALANKAPFEVLSLAGSIANALQI, from the exons atggcaTCATCAGCAGTGGTGAAGTCTCCCAAGAAGTCAGTCAACCTCTTCTACTCCCTTGATTCCCAAGACCTTGCCCGCAAGGTTGCTGCTCATTCCACCGATATCACTCTCCAGAATATCAGATGGAG GTCTTTTGCTGATGGGTTCCCGAACCTATTTATAAATAATGCAGAAGAGCTTCGTGGTGAACATGTTGCCTTTTTGGCATCATTCAGCTCCCCAGCCCAAGTCTTTGAACAACTTTCTGTCATTTATGCACTCCCTCGCCTATTTGTTGCTTCCTTCACATTGGTATTGCCTTTTTTCCCAACTGGATCATTTGAGCGaatggaagaagaaggagatgtAGCAACTGCCTTCACCCTTGCAAGGATGTTGTCTAATATTCCTGTTTCAAGAGGCGGCCCAACTAGTTTAGTCATATATGACATTCATGCCTTGCAG GAGAGGTTTTATTTTGGAGATGAGGTTTTGCCATTGTTTGAGACTGGTATTCCTCTGTTAAAGCAACGCTTGCAGCTGCTTCCTGATGCTGATAAT GTAGTTATTGCATTCCCCGATGATGGTGCATGGAAGCGATTCCACAAGCAGTTTGATAAATATTCAGTG GTTGTATGTACAAAGGTTCGTGAAGGTGACAAGAGGATAGTTCGGCTCAAGGAAGGCGACGTCGCTGGACATCATGTAGTCATTGTTGATGATTTGGTCCAATCTGGAAGCACCCTGATTGAGTGTCAG AAAGTGTTAGCAGCCAATGGCGCAGCAAAGGTGAGTGCCTATGTCACTCACGGCGTGTTCCCTAACCAATCATGGGAGCGATTTACTCATAAAAATG GAGCTGTGGAGAATGCATTTGCCTACTTCTGGATCACAGATTCTTGCCCACTTACTGTCAAAGCTTTAGCAAACAAAGCTCCTTTTGAAGTTTTGAGTCTAGCCGGGTCAATTGCTAATGCCCTGCAAATCTGA
- the LOC130722087 gene encoding protein MEI2-like 2 isoform X1, with protein MNMDKLPGDSLPAHGPIKVGSSAWGIPHTANVLHDSSDVSLFSSSLPVLPHGKLVNSTDSEDYGRPVDDSLLTLDKDHKEEEGQGPFDDMETNAIGNLLPDDEDELLAGIMDDFDLTRLPIQLEDLDENDLFANGGGFEMDFEPQDSLSIGLSKISISDGLASSGIAQYAIPNGMGAVAGEHPYGEHPSRTLFVRNINSNVEDSELRILFEQYGDIRTLYTACKHRGFVMISYYDIRAARTAMRALQNKPLRRRKLDIHFSIPKDNPSEKDINQGTLVVFNLDPSVSNDDLRQIFGAYGEVKEIRETPHKRHHKFIEFYDVRAAEAALKALNRSDIAGKRIKLEPSRPGGARRNLMQQLSQELEQDETRTFRHQVGSPLANSPPGNWAHFGSPIEPNPLGSFSKSPGLGHASPMSTNHLSGLAALLSPHTSSPTKVAPIGKDPRRVTHQLFANSGSTLGAAFQHSMSFPEQKVNATPRPTSTFGESHSSSSSIGTLSGPQFLWGSPTPYSEHPKTSAWSSSSLGHPFTSSDRRQGFPYTSHHSPFLGSQQHHQVGSAPSGLPLDRHFSYFPESPDASLMSPVGFGNLNHGDGNFMVNMGARASVGVSVGLSGTNTEIISPNFRMMSPLPRHGSLFLGNGSYTGPGATTIEGLAERARSRRPDNNGNQMDSKKLYQLDLEKIISGEDTRTTLMIKNIPNKYTSKMLLAAIDENHCGTYDFVYLPIDFKNKCNVGYAFINMVSPSHIVPFFKAFNGKKWEKFNSEKVASLAYARIQGKAALVMHFQNSSLMNEDKRCRPILFHSEGQGTGDQEHLLSSNLNICIRQPDGSYTGDLLESPKGNLDEKLEKD; from the exons ATGAATATGGACAAACTTCCTGGGGACTCTCTGCCAGCTCATGGTCCAATAAAAGTTGGAAGCAGTGCATGGGGAATACCACATACAGCTAATGTATTGCATGATTCAAGTGATGTTAGCTTGTTTTCCAGTTCACTGCCTGTTCTTCCGCATGGAAAAT TAGTGAATTCGACTGACTCTGAAGATTATGGTCGACCTGTTGATGATAGCTTGCTGACATTAGATAAAGATCACAAAGAGGAAGAGGGGCAAGGTCCTTTTGATGATATGGAAACCAATGCAATTGGAAACCTGCTTCcggatgatgaagatgagctttTAGCTGGGATAATGGATGATTTTGACCTTACTAGGTTACCCATTCAATTGGAGGATTTGGATGAAAATGATCTGTTTGCCAATGGTGGGGGATTTGAAATGGACTTTGAACCACAAGACAGCCTTAGTATTGGTCTGTCAAAGATAAGCATATCAGATGGACTTGCTTCGAGTGGTATTGCACAGTATGCAATCCCGAATGGGATGGGAGCGGTGGCCGGGGAGCATCCTTATGGAGAGCATCCGTCAAGGACACTATTTGTTCGAAACATCAACAGTAATGTTGAGGACTCTGAACTAAGAATACTATTTGAG CAATATGGGGATATCAGAACGTTGTACACAGCATGCAAGCATAGGGGCTTTGTGATGATATCTTACTATGACATTCGAGCTGCTCGTACTGCAATGCGCGCTTTACAAAACAAACCTTTGAGACGAAGAAAACTTGATATTCATTTTTCAATTCCCAAG GATAACCCCTCGGAAAAAGATATAAACCAAGGAACCCTTGTAGTGTTCAATTTGGATCCATCAGTATCAAATGATGACCTTCGTCAAATATTTGGGGCTTATGGTGAGGTCAAGGAG ATCAGGGAAACACCACATAAGAGGCACCACAAATTTATTGAGTTTTATGATGTTAGAGCAGCAGAGGCAGCTCTTAAAGCATTAAATCGAAGTGACATTGCCGGGAAACGCATAAAACTTGAACCCAGTCGCCCTGGTGGAGCACGTAGAAA CTTGATGCAACAACTGAGTCAAGAACTGGAACAAGATGAAACTCGCACTTTTAGGCATCAAGTAGGTTCACCTCTGGCCAATTCTCCTCCTG gtAACTGGGCACATTTTGGTAGTCCAATTGAACCTAATCCATTAGGCTCTTTTAGCAAGTCTCCTGGTTTGGGTCATGCAAGCCCTATGAGTACCAACCATTTGTCAGGATTGGCTGCTCTTCTTTCCCCACATACATCAAGCCCTACCAAGGTTGCACCCATTGGGAAGGACCCTCGAAGGGTTACACATCAGTTGTTCGCTAACTCTGGATCAACACTAGGAGCAGCTTTTCAGCATTCTATGTCATTTCCCGAGCAAAAAGTAAATGCAACTCCTAGACCTACATCTACGTTTGGTgaatcacattcaagttcatcAAGTATTGGAACACTGTCTGGTCCTCAATTTCTTTGGGGAAGCCCGACTCCGTATTCGGAGCATCCAAAGACATCTGCctggtcttcttcttctctgggACATCCATTTACATCTAGTGACCGAAGGCAGGGATTCCCATATACTAGTCATCACAGTCCTTTTCTTGGCTCCCAGCAACATCATCAGGTAGGGTCTGCTCCATCTGGCCTTCCTCTTGATAGGCATTTTAGCTACTTCCCGGAGTCACCTGATGCTTCTCTCATGAGCCCCGTTGGTTTTGGGAATTTAAACCACGGTGATGGGAATTTTATGGTGAACATGGGTGCTCGTGCATCTGTTGGAGTTAGTGTTGGCCTTTCAGGAACTAATACTGAAATTATTTCACCTAATTTCCGAATGATGTCACCACTGCCTAGGCATGGTTCATTGTTCCTTGGGAATGGTTCCTATACTGGACCAGGAGCAACTACTATTGAGGGGTTGGCTGAACGTGCACGAAGTAGACGTCCTGACAATAATGGGAATCAAATGGATAGTAAGAAGCTGTATCAGCTTGATCTAGAAAAAATCATCAGCGGTGAAGATACAAGGACTACTTTAATGATTAAAAACATTCCTAACAA GTACACTTCAAAGATGCTGCTTGCTGCTATTGATGAGAATCACTGCGGGACTTATGACTTCGTCTACTTGCCAATTGACTTTAAG AACAAGTGTAATGTGGGTTATGCTTTCATCAATATGGTGTCTCCTTCACACATCGTCCCCTTCTTTAAG GCATTTAATGGGAAGAAATGGGAGAAATTTAATAGTGAAAAAGTTGCTTCGCTAGCATATGCACGGATACAAGGAAAGGCTGCGCTTGTGATGCATTTTCAGAACTCAAGCTTAATGAATGAGGACAAGCGGTGCCGACCTATTCTCTTTCATTCAGAGGGCCAAGGTACTGGTGACCAG GAACATCTTCTGTCCAGCAATTTGAATATCTGCATTCGTCAACCGGATGGGTCGTACACAGGTGATTTGTTGGAGAGCCCAAAGGGCAATTTGGATGAGAAGCTAGAGAAAGATTAA
- the LOC130722087 gene encoding protein MEI2-like 2 isoform X2 has protein sequence MNMDKLPGDSLPAHGPIKVGSSAWGIPHTANVLHDSSDVSLFSSSLPVLPHGKLVNSTDSEDYGRPVDDSLLTLDKDHKEEEGQGPFDDMETNAIGNLLPDDEDELLAGIMDDFDLTRLPIQLEDLDENDLFANGGGFEMDFEPQDSLSIGLSKISISDGLASSGIAQYAIPNGMGAVAGEHPYGEHPSRTLFVRNINSNVEDSELRILFEQYGDIRTLYTACKHRGFVMISYYDIRAARTAMRALQNKPLRRRKLDIHFSIPKDNPSEKDINQGTLVVFNLDPSVSNDDLRQIFGAYGEVKEIRETPHKRHHKFIEFYDVRAAEAALKALNRSDIAGKRIKLEPSRPGGARRNLMQQLSQELEQDETRTFRHQVGSPLANSPPGNWAHFGSPIEPNPLGSFSKSPGLGHASPMSTNHLSGLAALLSPHTSSPTKVAPIGKDPRRVTHQLFANSGSTLGAAFQHSMSFPEQKVNATPRPTSTFGESHSSSSSIGTLSGPQFLWGSPTPYSEHPKTSAWSSSSLGHPFTSSDRRQGFPYTSHHSPFLGSQQHHQVGSAPSGLPLDRHFSYFPESPDASLMSPVGFGNLNHGDGNFMVNMGARASVGVSVGLSGTNTEIISPNFRMMSPLPRHGSLFLGNGSYTGPGATTIEGLAERARSRRPDNNGNQMDSKKLYQLDLEKIISGEDTRTTLMIKNIPNKYTSKMLLAAIDENHCGTYDFVYLPIDFKNKCNVGYAFINMVSPSHIVPFFKAFNGKKWEKFNSEKVASLAYARIQGKAALVMHFQNSSLMNEDKRCRPILFHSEGQGTSSVQQFEYLHSSTGWVVHR, from the exons ATGAATATGGACAAACTTCCTGGGGACTCTCTGCCAGCTCATGGTCCAATAAAAGTTGGAAGCAGTGCATGGGGAATACCACATACAGCTAATGTATTGCATGATTCAAGTGATGTTAGCTTGTTTTCCAGTTCACTGCCTGTTCTTCCGCATGGAAAAT TAGTGAATTCGACTGACTCTGAAGATTATGGTCGACCTGTTGATGATAGCTTGCTGACATTAGATAAAGATCACAAAGAGGAAGAGGGGCAAGGTCCTTTTGATGATATGGAAACCAATGCAATTGGAAACCTGCTTCcggatgatgaagatgagctttTAGCTGGGATAATGGATGATTTTGACCTTACTAGGTTACCCATTCAATTGGAGGATTTGGATGAAAATGATCTGTTTGCCAATGGTGGGGGATTTGAAATGGACTTTGAACCACAAGACAGCCTTAGTATTGGTCTGTCAAAGATAAGCATATCAGATGGACTTGCTTCGAGTGGTATTGCACAGTATGCAATCCCGAATGGGATGGGAGCGGTGGCCGGGGAGCATCCTTATGGAGAGCATCCGTCAAGGACACTATTTGTTCGAAACATCAACAGTAATGTTGAGGACTCTGAACTAAGAATACTATTTGAG CAATATGGGGATATCAGAACGTTGTACACAGCATGCAAGCATAGGGGCTTTGTGATGATATCTTACTATGACATTCGAGCTGCTCGTACTGCAATGCGCGCTTTACAAAACAAACCTTTGAGACGAAGAAAACTTGATATTCATTTTTCAATTCCCAAG GATAACCCCTCGGAAAAAGATATAAACCAAGGAACCCTTGTAGTGTTCAATTTGGATCCATCAGTATCAAATGATGACCTTCGTCAAATATTTGGGGCTTATGGTGAGGTCAAGGAG ATCAGGGAAACACCACATAAGAGGCACCACAAATTTATTGAGTTTTATGATGTTAGAGCAGCAGAGGCAGCTCTTAAAGCATTAAATCGAAGTGACATTGCCGGGAAACGCATAAAACTTGAACCCAGTCGCCCTGGTGGAGCACGTAGAAA CTTGATGCAACAACTGAGTCAAGAACTGGAACAAGATGAAACTCGCACTTTTAGGCATCAAGTAGGTTCACCTCTGGCCAATTCTCCTCCTG gtAACTGGGCACATTTTGGTAGTCCAATTGAACCTAATCCATTAGGCTCTTTTAGCAAGTCTCCTGGTTTGGGTCATGCAAGCCCTATGAGTACCAACCATTTGTCAGGATTGGCTGCTCTTCTTTCCCCACATACATCAAGCCCTACCAAGGTTGCACCCATTGGGAAGGACCCTCGAAGGGTTACACATCAGTTGTTCGCTAACTCTGGATCAACACTAGGAGCAGCTTTTCAGCATTCTATGTCATTTCCCGAGCAAAAAGTAAATGCAACTCCTAGACCTACATCTACGTTTGGTgaatcacattcaagttcatcAAGTATTGGAACACTGTCTGGTCCTCAATTTCTTTGGGGAAGCCCGACTCCGTATTCGGAGCATCCAAAGACATCTGCctggtcttcttcttctctgggACATCCATTTACATCTAGTGACCGAAGGCAGGGATTCCCATATACTAGTCATCACAGTCCTTTTCTTGGCTCCCAGCAACATCATCAGGTAGGGTCTGCTCCATCTGGCCTTCCTCTTGATAGGCATTTTAGCTACTTCCCGGAGTCACCTGATGCTTCTCTCATGAGCCCCGTTGGTTTTGGGAATTTAAACCACGGTGATGGGAATTTTATGGTGAACATGGGTGCTCGTGCATCTGTTGGAGTTAGTGTTGGCCTTTCAGGAACTAATACTGAAATTATTTCACCTAATTTCCGAATGATGTCACCACTGCCTAGGCATGGTTCATTGTTCCTTGGGAATGGTTCCTATACTGGACCAGGAGCAACTACTATTGAGGGGTTGGCTGAACGTGCACGAAGTAGACGTCCTGACAATAATGGGAATCAAATGGATAGTAAGAAGCTGTATCAGCTTGATCTAGAAAAAATCATCAGCGGTGAAGATACAAGGACTACTTTAATGATTAAAAACATTCCTAACAA GTACACTTCAAAGATGCTGCTTGCTGCTATTGATGAGAATCACTGCGGGACTTATGACTTCGTCTACTTGCCAATTGACTTTAAG AACAAGTGTAATGTGGGTTATGCTTTCATCAATATGGTGTCTCCTTCACACATCGTCCCCTTCTTTAAG GCATTTAATGGGAAGAAATGGGAGAAATTTAATAGTGAAAAAGTTGCTTCGCTAGCATATGCACGGATACAAGGAAAGGCTGCGCTTGTGATGCATTTTCAGAACTCAAGCTTAATGAATGAGGACAAGCGGTGCCGACCTATTCTCTTTCATTCAGAGGGCCAAG GAACATCTTCTGTCCAGCAATTTGAATATCTGCATTCGTCAACCGGATGGGTCGTACACAGGTGA